Below is a genomic region from Candidatus Epulonipiscium sp..
GAGCTAAAACATCTCCTGAAACAATGATATCTGTCTTTTCTTTGGATATTTTTAAAAGAATCGTATAAAATCCTATTTCTCCTTCTAACACCTCTATTAAATCGTATATTAATCCTGCCACATTAATCCCTCATTTATGATTAAATCTTAATATCAAAAGAATTATCAACTATTTTGTCTGCTACTTCTTTAGCACCCACATTATAGATTCCTGATTGTATTTTTTGCTTTATTTCTTGTACCTTTTCTTCCCTTATATCAGGGGTCTTAGAAATTGCGTTAAGGGCTGTTTGAAAGTCCTTTCCCTCTTTTGATAGGGCAAAAATATCTTTTTTATGAACCGGCTT
It encodes:
- the flgM gene encoding flagellar biosynthesis anti-sigma factor FlgM, whose amino-acid sequence is MKITGVNKVLEAYNTTSTKKSERQKPVHKKDIFALSKEGKDFQTALNAISKTPDIREEKVQEIKQKIQSGIYNVGAKEVADKIVDNSFDIKI